A window from Aureibacillus halotolerans encodes these proteins:
- a CDS encoding AAA family ATPase yields the protein MGIKNYLIEGVSGTGKTTVCNELQRRGYHAIHGDRELAYQGDPETGAETTGAKHEHHIWHVDKVKALVTNQENVVTFFCGGSRNFTKFIDLFDGVFVLEVDLDTLNRRLDERPKNEWGGKKTERELIARLHQTKEDIPKNGIIIDANESVEHVVNKIIRQSS from the coding sequence ATGGGCATTAAGAATTATCTGATTGAAGGCGTATCTGGCACGGGCAAGACTACGGTTTGTAACGAATTACAGCGGCGCGGCTACCATGCTATTCATGGAGACCGTGAATTGGCTTATCAAGGCGATCCGGAAACTGGTGCAGAGACGACTGGTGCCAAGCACGAGCACCACATTTGGCATGTAGATAAAGTAAAGGCATTGGTCACAAACCAGGAGAATGTGGTAACATTTTTCTGTGGTGGTTCTAGAAACTTTACAAAGTTCATCGATCTGTTTGATGGCGTGTTTGTCCTAGAGGTCGACCTTGACACGTTGAACCGGCGGCTGGACGAGCGACCGAAAAATGAGTGGGGTGGAAAGAAAACAGAACGAGAGCTCATTGCGCGATTGCATCAAACGAAAGAAGACATTCCGAAAAACGGGATAATCATCGACGCTAACGAATCGGTCGAGCACGTCGTTAATAAGATCATTCGTCAAAGCAGCTAA